One window of the Candidatus Eremiobacteraceae bacterium genome contains the following:
- a CDS encoding carbon-nitrogen hydrolase family protein translates to MKSTSHRVAVVQYPSVYYDREATLRQAVAAVDEAVAGGAQLIVFPETYIPGYPDWVWRVAPDRYDINGPVYTKLLENAVDLTRGDLQPLQEAARRHGVTIVCGIDELNSEFSRTTMYNTLITIGADGAILNRHRKLMPTNPERMVWGIGDGSGLRVIDTPSGRVGGLICWENYMPLARYALYAQGIEIYIASTWDEGPTWAASMQHIASEGRCWVIGSGSCIHTSDIPATFPFRSEIYREEMWINPGDSVIVAPGGKIVAGPLHEEKGILFADCDPAASASARRTLDVAGHYGRPDVFELRINRKAHRSAEFHDDGQPTTAERTDSA, encoded by the coding sequence ATGAAGAGCACATCGCACCGCGTCGCAGTCGTCCAATATCCGTCGGTCTACTACGACCGTGAAGCGACGCTACGTCAAGCCGTCGCCGCCGTCGACGAGGCGGTGGCCGGCGGCGCACAGCTCATCGTGTTTCCCGAGACGTATATTCCCGGCTATCCAGATTGGGTCTGGCGCGTGGCGCCGGATCGATACGATATCAATGGGCCGGTCTACACGAAGCTCTTGGAGAACGCCGTCGATCTGACGCGCGGCGACCTTCAGCCGCTGCAGGAGGCGGCGCGCCGTCACGGCGTGACGATCGTATGCGGCATCGACGAGCTCAACAGCGAGTTCAGCCGGACGACGATGTACAACACGCTCATAACGATCGGCGCGGACGGCGCGATCCTCAATCGCCATCGCAAGCTGATGCCGACGAATCCGGAGCGCATGGTCTGGGGGATCGGCGACGGCAGCGGACTTCGCGTCATCGACACGCCATCGGGCCGCGTGGGCGGTCTGATCTGCTGGGAGAACTACATGCCGCTCGCGCGATACGCGCTCTACGCGCAGGGCATCGAGATCTATATCGCCTCCACATGGGATGAGGGACCGACGTGGGCGGCGTCGATGCAGCACATCGCGTCGGAAGGACGCTGCTGGGTCATCGGCTCGGGAAGCTGCATCCACACAAGCGACATCCCGGCGACGTTTCCGTTTCGTTCGGAGATCTATCGCGAAGAGATGTGGATCAATCCCGGAGATTCGGTGATCGTAGCGCCCGGCGGAAAGATCGTCGCAGGGCCCCTGCACGAAGAGAAGGGCATTCTTTTTGCGGACTGCGATCCCGCGGCGTCAGCGTCCGCACGTCGGACGCTCGACGTCGCCGGGCACTACGGACGGCCGGACGTGTTTGAGCTGCGCATCAATCGCAAGGCGCATCGCTCGGCCGAATTTCACGATGATGGGCAGCCGACGACAGCTGAGCGCACCGACAGCGCCTAG
- a CDS encoding carbonic anhydrase, with the protein MLSGAVLSAASLVPAFRAAAIAAAGPPVTTLSPSQALARLVAGNKRFATGASTDLNHLTRTDALASGQAPWAVILSCSDSRVPPEIIFDQGLGDLFVVRIAGNYAESGGIGSMEYAIAHFHSPVLLVMGHSSCGAVHATVDNLKAGSPPVPGNIQDIVTAIKPAAQAVLREPGDIYANTIAENVRENVARLKSMGPVIGPAVKAGTLEILGGVYTLKTGVVALV; encoded by the coding sequence ATGCTTTCTGGCGCGGTCTTGAGTGCGGCAAGTCTCGTGCCGGCTTTTCGCGCTGCTGCAATCGCGGCAGCGGGGCCGCCCGTCACCACGCTCTCGCCTTCCCAGGCGCTCGCACGGCTCGTCGCCGGAAACAAGCGCTTCGCAACCGGCGCTTCGACTGATTTGAATCATCTCACTCGAACCGATGCGCTCGCTTCCGGGCAAGCGCCGTGGGCCGTGATCCTCAGCTGCTCCGACTCGCGCGTGCCGCCCGAGATCATCTTCGATCAGGGGCTTGGCGACCTCTTCGTCGTCCGCATCGCCGGCAATTACGCCGAGTCGGGCGGTATAGGCTCAATGGAGTACGCGATCGCGCACTTCCATTCACCGGTTCTTCTGGTGATGGGCCATTCGAGTTGCGGAGCCGTTCACGCCACCGTCGACAATCTGAAGGCGGGAAGCCCGCCTGTGCCCGGCAATATCCAAGACATCGTCACAGCGATCAAACCGGCTGCGCAAGCCGTGCTCCGCGAGCCCGGCGATATCTATGCTAACACCATCGCCGAAAACGTACGAGAAAACGTAGCTCGACTGAAGTCGATGGGGCCGGTCATCGGACCAGCCGTGAAGGCGGGAACGCTTGAGATTCTCGGCGGGGTCTATACACTGAAAACGGGTGTCGTGGCGCTCGTGTGA
- a CDS encoding TIGR02453 family protein translates to MTSKAGPKFTGFSPAAMKFLRELAKNNERDWFVPRKHIYETELLAPLQALVSDVTDSLRRARIPIGADPTRSTFRIYRDVRFSPDKRPYKTNLGAYLPSDGTRDKPGGLYIHIQPKQSFAAIAFYELDKPVLQRWRSEMARNPKRFQTMLQALERNGLKLSVEHEALKRMPRGFESCADSPIARYFRLGSFTVGEDLTDKEVTSRQLVARVIDLAKRAKPLLDYGRNLS, encoded by the coding sequence ATGACGTCCAAGGCCGGACCGAAGTTCACCGGATTCTCGCCTGCGGCGATGAAATTCTTGCGGGAGCTAGCGAAGAACAACGAGCGCGATTGGTTTGTTCCGCGCAAGCATATCTACGAGACGGAACTGCTCGCGCCGCTGCAAGCCTTGGTCTCGGACGTGACAGACTCGTTACGCCGAGCGAGGATCCCGATCGGCGCAGACCCGACGCGTTCCACCTTCCGCATCTATCGCGACGTCCGCTTTTCGCCGGATAAGCGGCCATACAAAACGAACTTGGGCGCCTACCTTCCGTCGGATGGAACGCGCGATAAGCCTGGCGGGCTTTACATCCACATACAGCCGAAGCAGTCGTTCGCAGCGATCGCTTTCTACGAGCTGGACAAACCGGTTTTGCAGCGCTGGCGGTCGGAGATGGCGAGAAATCCCAAACGCTTTCAGACGATGCTGCAAGCACTCGAACGCAACGGATTGAAGCTCTCCGTGGAACACGAGGCGTTGAAACGGATGCCGCGCGGTTTCGAATCGTGCGCCGACAGCCCGATCGCACGCTACTTCCGGCTCGGATCCTTCACGGTCGGCGAGGACCTCACCGACAAGGAGGTCACGAGCAGGCAACTCGTCGCTCGTGTCATCGATCTTGCAAAAAGGGCGAAACCGCTATTGGACTACGGGCGGAACCTCAGCTAG